A portion of the Faecalibacterium sp. I3-3-89 genome contains these proteins:
- a CDS encoding YhcH/YjgK/YiaL family protein codes for MIYDTLNNLPNYLGMSENLDAVIEFVMARDINNLPAGKTRILGDKAVVTVSTVTPQTSDKALFQRRDSHLTLETDLEGSELFEVSLGELTPTKPADEAADLTVGTAGTSIAGMLCEGRFALYLAGEPYKSGLKAQGCGKLKKAVFSIELDEDEEAE; via the coding sequence ATGATCTACGACACCCTGAACAATCTTCCCAACTACCTCGGCATGAGCGAAAACCTTGATGCCGTCATTGAGTTCGTTATGGCCCGGGACATCAACAACCTGCCCGCTGGCAAGACCCGCATCCTCGGCGACAAGGCTGTGGTCACAGTCAGCACCGTCACCCCCCAGACCTCCGACAAGGCGCTGTTCCAGCGCCGGGACAGCCACCTGACCCTCGAGACCGACCTCGAAGGCAGCGAGCTGTTCGAGGTGTCGCTGGGCGAGCTGACCCCCACCAAGCCCGCCGACGAGGCCGCTGACCTGACCGTCGGCACCGCAGGCACCAGCATCGCCGGGATGCTCTGCGAGGGCCGCTTCGCCCTCTATCTGGCCGGTGAGCCGTACAAATCCGGCCTGAAAGCGCAGGGCTGCGGCAAGCTGAAAAAGGCCGTCTTCAGCATCGAGCTGGACGAAGACGAGGAAGCCGAGTAA
- a CDS encoding helix-turn-helix domain-containing protein: protein MDSYVTGTAIRQLREAKHLTQAELAEKLAVSAKAISKWETGESLT, encoded by the coding sequence ATGGATTCTTACGTCACCGGCACTGCCATCCGGCAGCTGCGGGAAGCCAAACACCTGACGCAGGCAGAGCTGGCCGAAAAGCTGGCCGTCAGCGCAAAGGCCATCTCCAAGTGGGAGACAGGAGAATCCCTCACTTAA
- a CDS encoding recombinase family protein translates to MKQPNNTMIYNTALYLRLSRDDELQGESGSIQTQRMMLRQYAEEHGLTVVGEYIDDGWSGTNFDRPGFQRMIDDIEEGKINCVVTKDLSRLGRNYILTGQYTEIYFPSKGVRYIAVNDNVDTLNGESELAPFLNILNEMHARQTSKKVKAAMRTRFANGAHYGAYAPLGYIKDPDKSGHLLVDPETKWIIEKIFDLAVHGHGAASITHILVDEKVPTPGWLNFQRYGTFANIYAGASEEKSYAWTVAQVKSILKEETYIGHSVHNKQSNISFKNKKKVRKPQEEWYRVENTHEAIISADVFRQVQEQIAHRRRKQKDGTTQIFSGLVKCADCGWSMAYGMNKQNKKPYGYYHCSKNGQGLHQCSMHYIRYDVLYTYILARVQYWSQQAQQDGDKLLQRLLNASDKERNTAKKKQTAELKKATKRKAEVDNLFAKMYEDWSVGRITEYNFNMLSEKYQAEQHELDEKIQELQAELDAAVQTAVDAEKWIELMKKYVNPTQLTAELLNALIEKILIHEAVKHEDGTREQEVEIFYRFIGKVE, encoded by the coding sequence ATGAAACAGCCTAACAATACGATGATCTATAACACTGCACTGTACCTTAGACTAAGCCGTGACGATGAATTGCAGGGTGAAAGCGGCAGCATCCAGACCCAGCGCATGATGCTTCGTCAGTATGCAGAGGAACACGGGTTGACCGTTGTTGGCGAATATATCGATGATGGTTGGTCTGGCACCAACTTTGACAGACCGGGCTTTCAACGGATGATCGACGATATTGAGGAAGGCAAAATCAACTGCGTTGTAACAAAGGATTTATCCCGTTTAGGTCGAAACTATATTCTGACAGGTCAGTACACGGAGATCTACTTTCCGAGTAAAGGTGTCCGCTATATTGCTGTCAACGATAATGTGGACACTCTCAACGGCGAAAGCGAACTCGCTCCGTTCCTGAACATCCTGAATGAGATGCACGCTCGCCAGACCAGCAAAAAAGTCAAGGCCGCTATGCGGACAAGATTTGCGAACGGTGCGCACTATGGTGCATACGCTCCTCTGGGATATATCAAAGACCCCGACAAGTCAGGGCATCTTCTGGTAGACCCGGAAACGAAGTGGATCATTGAGAAAATCTTTGATCTTGCGGTGCATGGACACGGTGCGGCCAGCATCACCCATATTTTAGTAGATGAAAAGGTTCCCACTCCCGGCTGGTTGAATTTTCAGCGGTATGGCACATTTGCTAACATCTATGCAGGAGCGTCGGAAGAGAAGTCCTACGCATGGACGGTAGCGCAGGTCAAAAGTATCCTGAAAGAAGAAACCTATATCGGTCACAGCGTTCACAATAAGCAGAGCAACATCTCTTTCAAGAACAAGAAAAAGGTGCGGAAGCCGCAGGAGGAATGGTATCGTGTGGAGAACACCCACGAAGCTATTATCTCTGCGGATGTGTTCCGACAGGTGCAGGAGCAGATTGCTCATCGCCGTAGAAAACAGAAAGACGGAACAACGCAAATCTTTTCCGGGCTTGTAAAATGTGCGGATTGCGGCTGGTCGATGGCCTATGGTATGAATAAGCAGAACAAAAAGCCCTACGGCTATTACCATTGCAGCAAAAACGGACAGGGCCTTCACCAATGTTCCATGCACTATATTCGATATGATGTGCTGTACACCTATATTCTGGCAAGAGTGCAGTATTGGTCGCAGCAAGCACAGCAGGATGGAGATAAACTCTTGCAGCGTTTACTGAATGCCAGCGACAAAGAACGCAACACCGCCAAGAAAAAACAGACTGCCGAACTCAAAAAGGCCACAAAGCGTAAGGCAGAGGTGGACAACCTGTTCGCCAAAATGTATGAGGACTGGTCTGTTGGACGCATTACGGAGTACAATTTCAATATGCTGTCCGAAAAGTATCAGGCAGAACAGCATGAACTGGACGAAAAGATTCAAGAACTTCAAGCCGAACTTGATGCAGCCGTTCAGACCGCTGTTGACGCTGAAAAGTGGATTGAGTTGATGAAAAAGTACGTCAACCCCACACAATTGACCGCCGAACTTCTAAATGCTCTGATTGAAAAGATTCTCATTCACGAAGCTGTCAAGCATGAAGATGGCACCAGAGAACAGGAAGTTGAAATTTTTTACCGTTTTATCGGCAAAGTCGAGTGA